Within Triticum dicoccoides isolate Atlit2015 ecotype Zavitan chromosome 1B, WEW_v2.0, whole genome shotgun sequence, the genomic segment GGACGATCGGGAGCTTATGGCCTTTGGGTGCAGCCATTGCTAGATAATAGCACATGATTCATTCAACCAGTTTGACTGGCGAGTAAGTAATATNNNNNNNNNNNNNNNNNNNNNNNNNNNNNNNNNNNNNNNNNNNNNNNNNNNNNNNNNNNNNNNNNNNNNNNNNNNNNNNNNNNNNNNNNNNNNNNNNNNNNNNNNNNNNNNNNNNNNNNNNNNNNNNNNNNNNNNNNNNNNNNNNNNNNNNNNNNNNNNNNNNNNNNNNNNNNNNNNNNNNNNNNNNNNNNNNNNTGTGTGTGTGTTATGTAATCCTGTTGTCAGCCGGTTGTGCTCATGATTTTACTTTATTTGCAATGAATGAATGATACATTTTCCATAaagatggttgtgtgcatcataATGATGAAGAGGCCGGCGATCAACTTGCTTTTCAAGGGAAAAAGGTGGAGCAGAGGTGGCGAGGCGCCCACCGTAcaagaaaaaaatggaaaacctaacGTACTTATGCACTAACATGTTGGATCTATAGGTGTAAATGAAAGGTTTGATAGATCGTAGGTATCATAAGATAGTGTTGATGTAAAGCATTGCCTTGAGGGATATCGTAGTTGGATGTGTGAATACAACAGTTATTCACTTAAGATATGTTTTGTGTAACTTGTTCAGGATGTGAAATTTGCAAGTAGATTATTCACTGAATTTATCACAGAAATTGGAATGCTTTCGGCCAAAAACCAACACAATGTATAAATAGAACAATTAAAATTCTAACCATACCAGAGCCATGCGTGAGCCACATCAGCATTGGGTATGCACTTACAATGTAGATAACAAGAAATCAACAAACATACACACATGTTCCGGAAGAAGACGCTCCAATATTAGATGGATTGCTGAAAATGAAAAGATTGATCATCGAAGATTTCAACATCGACCTTCCCTAAAAAAAGGTATACTTGACGTCTTGACCTTTCTGTAATTCTGCCCATCTACCATTTATGTTCAAGCCTACTCCATGTCATTTTCTAGAACTACAGAACAAAACAGAAAAGTGTAAGACCCCATCCTAGGTGTCTGAATTTTCACAGTAGAAACAAGTATGTTCTTGTACACACAGTACCAATGAATATACACCGCAAAATGCatacagtttgtctaattcatatCTAGATGTTttctaaggatgtcacatctaaactCTCACAAATAACGCAGCAACAAGGAACAAAAAAAAAGCTGGGACAAAAGACCATAAACATAGTGGAATATCaggttagatgtgacataattatgtcacatctagatgtgtcctaaacaGACCCAAATGCATATCGCCGCACCGACGAAAGTTCTCTCCATCTTttcatacatactccctccgttcggaattacttgtcacaaaaatggataaaaatagatgtatctacaactaaaatacatctagatacattcatttcttggacgagtaattccgaacaaAGGGGGTACATACAGTCGGTCCCGGGCCACAATCATCGTAAACAATACCGTCTGCCAGACTGCCACTGCAAACAAAGAACAAAAACGTAACAAAAATTGCTTCACAGGTTTCAGTTATACACACTGAAGAACAAAATGTTCAGAAGTTCAGAACAAAATGTTCAGAAGCTGAACCAGAGCAGGAAACCGAGAACAAAAGAAGCAGAGCGGACCCCATTGTTTACCTGCAGGAGAGGACGCCGGGACGAGGACGAACTCCATCTGGCTGTTGCCGGGAGGGAGGTCCAGGACGACGGGGAACAGCCCCGGGCCGCTCCCGCGGGCTTCGGCAGACGACGAAGTCCTGGCGCCGGGTCTCCTCCGCCAGCCTGCGGTGCAGCGCCGCCAGGCTCTGCTCCTTGAACGAGAAGTACTTCCACGTCCCCTCGTCGAACTCGTCCACGCCGCCGTCGTCCCTGGCCGTGTTGTAGAAGATCAGCCGCGGCGCCGGCATCCACAGAGGCTCCTCCTCGCATGACACCTCCTCCACTGTAGCAAGTGAACTAGACATGCCCGGGTCAATCAATCACGAACAAAATCGACGAACCAACGAAAGTAGGAACAACCGGCATACTCGGCATGCATTTACACATGAATCGACCGTGGTAACTCAAGAAGATGATTCTTTTTCGAAGAAATTAGAAAAATCGTCTAATTGACTTTTCAATCAACTTGTTGGAGACTGAAAATCAAACTGAAAGTGAAACTCTATGCTCTCTCAAGAGTACCCATTATTTAGTTTTTGGCTAACTGTGTTTGACTGGTCCAATCAGAGATCATCCGTAGGAGTAATTTTGGATGGAGAGAGTATTTTTTCTAGGCAAACACTGTAGAAACGGTAAATTTTCATTACTATAAACAGTACTGTATGTTACAAAGGGagaggaacaaagggagtaaagcTAACAAAAAGAAAATCGGGGCTTGTATCCAACTGCTAGCCAAAACCATTGATTCAGAAGATCAGAGCTAGCCAAGACTTGAACTCTGCTGCATATGTTCTCTTTATCTTCATTTCTAGCAGCTTTAGTTCATGCTTAAGAGTAAAATTCCAATTCTGCACAGTTGGCTGAATGTCCCTGCAGACTGGCAGTTACTTCTATGAGGTTTGACCATGGCAATCACATGTCATATGGTGACCACAGAGATAAAGCGGTACATGGATAGCTACCAGTAGCAattgacttttgctctcaacatgctTGTTATCAAGTAGCACAAGCAAATGTGCGCATGCAAATTTCATAGCTACGCTTATTGATAACTCTCGCTACTACCTCACGGTATGCCCCTGGGAGTGTCAACTCCATATTACTGATACATCCCATTCTTAACCGGGAGTGCCATTGTTGTTGTTGGCACTCAAGGACATCCTCCTCTCCACTTCCTTCGACATACTCTTTCGTCTTTGCTACGGGACGACACTTCCAAGCTTTACATGGATGGGGCAAGCTATTTATTATGGGTAACGTGTGGTTGTGTCGTGTCGTATGTGGGGTCAGGTTACAAGACTTCAACACACCAAAATAAAGATAGAAGAAGTGAATTACTCCATGACGTTACGAGAAAAGTGAGTGCCATAGAAATTGTGCCTAGTTCAAATTCCCCTATTTCAAGTGGAAAGTGATTGTATAATCTCCGACTCAAAATTTGAATGGATCTCACAACATTCATAGTAATGTAGGATTGAGTTTATTCTTCTTAATAACCAAAAAAAACTTTTATGATATGAGAGATaacgtgtcttgatctatctcagaaAAGAAAAACATGCCATGATGATTTTTTTTTGAGAGCCTGGCACCTACGTAACGATATTATTCATGCCAAAGGCGATTCGCCTATTGTGTTGCGCTAGGGCATCTCCAAAACGGACTCTTAAATCTTTCGCAAGCGTCTGGACCCACCTGTCCGAACACAATTTGTCATTCAATATTGTCCTACATCGGTCCGCAGACCAATCCACACATTCGTTTTCCTGCAAATCGGAGACAAACAAAAGGAGCTTTGCAGGAGTCCAGACATCCACGCGACGAACCAATACTCACCATGTACCCCTCTTTGCTCTCCGTCCAAATGATGGTTTGGTGGATAGCATGTTTAAAGTTTGATTCGACTAATCACTTTGTTTATATTTTTCTTCTTAAATTTGTTTTTCAAAATGCCACAAGATTTGGCGGAAGAAATTAAACTACCTACTAGATTTGCCGTAGACTAGCTAAAGCACCATGTTTAGTATACTTTGGTTCGTGGAAGCTGNNNNNNNNNNNNNNNNNNNNNNNNNNNNNNNNNNNNNNNNNNNNNNNNNNNNNNNNNNNNNNNNNNNNNNNNNNNNNNNNNNNNNNNNNNNNNNNNNNNNNNNNNNNNNNNNNNNNNNNNNNNNNNNNNNNTTGGCATTGAGACAAGCATGGGGCAAATCATCAAACTCCATGTAAAATGGGGCAAAAGAATCCAATCCCCACGCGGAAGCTAGCTAAATCacttactccctccttccatctatgtagggcctaatgtgttttttgaggctaactttaaccaaatattagagcaataatatatgacatgcaagttacacaaagcataccatcaaattcgtatgtgaaaggagcttccaattatataattttcacaatatacatc encodes:
- the LOC119309287 gene encoding uncharacterized protein LOC119309287; translation: MPAPRLIFYNTARDDGGVDEFDEGTWKYFSFKEQSLAALHRRLAEETRRQDFVVCRSPRERPGAVPRRPGPPSRQQPDGVRPRPGVLSCSGSLADGIVYDDCGPGPTVCTPFVRNYSSKK